One Amaranthus tricolor cultivar Red isolate AtriRed21 chromosome 1, ASM2621246v1, whole genome shotgun sequence DNA window includes the following coding sequences:
- the LOC130828280 gene encoding auxin-responsive protein SAUR64-like, producing the protein MARKWQKLAVASRKRISWSRIVAEKGHFVVYTRDKRRFMIPLAYLRSEIFTELFKMAEEEFGVAGSGPIMLPCDSSFMEYAISMIQRHVSEDLEKALIMSMNTCRYSALSNGLEEQNNQQKLIWLEFPLIHCNATDYWKMKLFTFQLHQMDSMKVGSVAI; encoded by the exons AtggcgcgaaagtggcaaaaactagCAGTTGCGAGCAGGAAAAGAATTTCCTGGTCAAGAATAGTCGCTGAGAAGGGACACTTTGTAGTTTACACAAGGGATAAAAGACGGTTTATGATTCCACTGGCATACCTCAGAAGTGAGATTTTCACGGAGCTCTTTAAAATGGCAGAAGAAGAGTTCGGAGTAGCTGGATCTGGGCCAATTATGCTTCCTTGTGATTCAAGTTTCATGGAGTATGCAATCTCCATGATCCAGAGACATGTATCTGAGGATTTGGAAAAGGCACTGATCATGTCTATGAACACCTGTAGATATTCAGCATTGTCAAATGGCCTTGAAGAACAAAATAATCAGCAAAAGTTAATCT GGCTAGAGTTTCCTTTGATTCACTGTAACGCAACCGATTACTGGAAAATGAAACTATTCACATTTCAGCTGCATCAGATGGACAGTATGAAAGTAGGAAGTGTAGCCATTTAG
- the LOC130798167 gene encoding auxin-responsive protein SAUR64-like — translation MISTKKLIKMARKWQKLAAVSRRKISWSKTVAEKGHFIVYTSDKRQFMIPLAYLNSENFTELLRMAEEEFGVTAAGPIMVPCDSRFMEYSIFMIQRHVAEELQKAVIMSLAICGYSASSNDIQEQNNQQMLICSY, via the coding sequence ATGATTAGTACAAAGAAACTCATTAAAATGGCGAGGAAGTGGCAAAAACTAGCAGCTGTGAGCAGGAGAAAAATTTCCTGGTCAAAAACAGTTGCTGAAAAAGGTCACTTTATAGTTTACACAAGTGATAAAAGACAGTTTATGATCCCTTTGGCATACCTCAACAGTGAAAATTTCACGGAGTTGCTTAGAATGGCAGAAGAAGAGTTTGGAGTAACAGCTGCAGGGCCTATTATGGTCCCTTGTGATTCACGTTTTATGGAGTATTCAATTTTTATGATTCAGAGACATGTAGCTGAGGAACTGCAGAAGGCAGTGATCATGTCCTTAGCTATTTGCGGCTATTCAGCATCGTCAAATGACATTCAAGAGCAGAATAATCAGCAAATGTTAATTTGTAGTTATTAG
- the LOC130798129 gene encoding auxin-responsive protein SAUR64-like, with protein MISTKKLIKMARKWQKLAAASRKKISWPRSVANEGHFVVYTTDGRRFMIPLVYLTSEVFIELFRIAEEEFGVTSSGPITLPCDSKFMEYVISVVQRSAPRDLEQAMIMFLASCRHSSLSQQHQEQTGSHMLICSF; from the coding sequence ATGATCAGCACAAAGAAGCTTATTAAGATGGCAAGAAAGTGGCAAAAGTTAGCAGCCGCGAGTAGGAAAAAGATCTCTTGGCCACGATCAGTGGCTAACGAGGGTCATTTTGTTGTCTACACTACTGATGGAAGACGGTTCATGATTCCGTTGGTTTATCTGACGAGTGAAGTTTTCATAGAGTTGTTTAGAATAGCAGAGGAAGAGTTTGGAGTTACAAGTTCGGGGCCAATTACCTTGCCCTGTGATTCAAAATTCATGGAGTATGTGATTTCTGTGGTTCAAAGAAGTGCACCTCGGGACTTGGAGCAGGCAATGATAATGTTCTTAGCCAGCTGCAGACACTCATCATTGTCACAACAACATCAAGAGCAAACTGGCTCACATATGCTTATCTGTAGTTTCTAG
- the LOC130798121 gene encoding auxin-responsive protein SAUR64-like, translated as MISTNKLIKMARKWQKLAAASKKRISWPRSVANEGHFVVYTTDGRRFMIPLAYLKSEVFIELFRIAEEEYGVTSSGPITLPCDSKFMEYVISVVQRCAPQELEQALMMSLTSCRHSALLQEHQEQSSSHLLICSF; from the coding sequence ATGATCAGCACAAACAAGCTTATTAAGATGGCAAGAAAGTGGCAAAAGTTGGCAGCCGCGAGTAAGAAAAGGATTTCTTGGCCAAGATCAGTGGCTAATGAGGGTCACTTTGTTGTCTACACTACTGATGGAAGACGGTTCATGATTCCATTGGCTTATCTGAAGAGTGAAGTTTTCATAGAGTTGTTTAGAATAGCAGAAGAAGAATATGGAGTTACAAGTTCGGGGCCAATTACCTTGCCTTGTGATTCAAAATTCATGGAGTATGTGATTTCGGTGGTTCAAAGATGTGCACCTCAGGAATTGGAACAGGCACTGATGATGTCGTTAACCAGCTGCAGACACTCAGCACTGTTACAAGAACATCAAGAACAAAGTAGTTCACATTTACTTATCTGTAGTTTCTAG
- the LOC130798059 gene encoding aspartic proteinase Asp1-like: MRRLWATKEVSFSLIRLFLFSAAAFLQGSSCEPQNSQNRRGIHNLDYNAVFRVQGNVYPDGYFYTTLNIGEPPKPYHLDIDTGSDLTWVHCDAPCINCPKSPHDPYKPANNALSCHDSLCTFLQHPPNYPCHNPSDQCDYEIEYADHGSSIGVLVKDFFRLQVLNGSVARVSLAFGCGYDQDISGSPPFVDGVLGLANGKSNLLSQLHELKVMKNVFGHCLSGQGGGYLFFGDKLVSKDTVWVPMLKQIENYYSIGPADLLFNGKNVVKNGLSFVLDSGSTYTYLNSPVYEAALSMIKKNVDSKKLKVVHEDKTLPVCWKGVEPFKSINDVQMFFKPLALKFSKVKNAVIEMSPETYLVVNQFGNVCLGILDGGEAGLEDLNILGDISLLNKMMIYDNDNSRIGWATAKCDMLPNFDQDQDTDTHLYRLERDYDEL, encoded by the exons ATGAGAAGATTATGGGCAACAAAAGAAGTGTCTTTCTCGTTGATTCGGCTGTTTTTGTTTTCTGCTGCTGCATTTTTGCAAGGTAGTTCATGTGAACCTCAGAACTCCCAGAATCGCCGTGGAATCCATAATTTGGACTATAATGCTGTTTTTCGTGTTCAAGGAAATGTTTATCCTGATGG gTACTTTTACACTACCTTGAATATTGGTGAACCTCCTAAACCCTATCATCTTGATATTGATACGGGAAGCGATCTAACTTGGGTTCATTGTGATGCGCCTTGCATTAATTGCCCTAAG AGCCCACATGATCCTTATAAACCTGCGAATAATGCTCTTTCATGTCATGATTCCTTGTGTACGTTTTTGCAACATCCTCCAAATTATCCGTGTCACAATCCTAGTGATCAATGTGACTATGAAATTGAGTATGCTGATCATGGTTCATCTATTGGCGTACTGGTGAAAGACTTTTTCCGCCTTCAAGTCTTAAATGGTTCCGTTGCACGTGTTTCTTTAGCTTTTGG TTGTGGCTATGATCAAGACATTTCCGGTTCACCCCCTTTCGTAGATGGAGTTCTTGGTTTGGCAAATGGAAAATCTAATCTTTTGTCTCAACTTCACGAACTGAAAGTGATGAAGAATGTATTTGGCCATTGTTTAAGTGGCCAGGGAGGAGGGTATCTTTTCTTTGGCGATAAACTAGTTTCAAAAGATACCGTTTGGGTACCTATGTTGAAACAGATTGA GAACTATTATTCAATAGGACCAGCGGATTTGCTTTTTAACGGGAAAAATGTTGTCAAGAATGGCCTTTCCTTTGTTCTTGACAGTGGAAGTACCTACACTTACCTTAATAGTCCAGTTTATGAAGCTGCCTTATCCATG ataaagaaaaatgtcGACTCAAAGAAATTAAAGGTTGTACACGAGGATAAAACCCTTCCCGTATGTTGGAAAGGTGTTGAACCCTTCAAATCAATCAACGATGTCCAAATGTTTTTCAAGCCTTTAGCACTAAAATTCTCGAAGGTGAAGAATGCAGTGATAGAAATGTCACCAGAAACCTATCTTGTTGTTAAT CAATTTGGGAATGTATGCCTGGGAATTTTGGATGGTGGTGAAGCAGGTTTAGAAGATCTCAATATTCTTGGAG ATATTTCGTTGTTAAATAAAATGATGATCTACGACAATGATAATTCTCGAATTGGATGGGCAACGGCAAAATGTGATATGCTTCCAAA CTTTGATCAAGATCAAGATACTGATACACATTTATACCGATTGGAGCGCGATTATGATGAACTTTAA
- the LOC130798074 gene encoding uncharacterized protein LOC130798074, whose protein sequence is MSKRIIALGFEGSANKIGVGVVTLDGTILSNPRHTYITPPGQGFLPRETAHHHLQHVLPLVKSALKTAGVTPEEIDCLCYTKGPGMGAPLQVSAIVVRVLSQLWKKPIVAVNHCVAHIEMGRIVTGAVDPVVLYVSGGNTQVIAYSEGRYRIFGETIDIAVGNCLDRFARVLSLSNDPSPGYNIEQLAKKGEKFIDLPYAVKGMDVSFSGILSFIESAAEEKLKCNECTPADLCYSLQETIFAMLVEITERAMAHCDAKDVLIVGGVGCNERLQEMMRIMCSERGGRLFATDDRYCIDNGAMIAYTGLLAYSHGLSTPLEESTFTQRFRTDEVYAIWREKELVKKNAECDCEESMGTTHCLALKSELCL, encoded by the exons ATGAGCAAGCGAATTATAGCTCTTGGTTTTGAAGGATCAGCAAACAAGATCGGTGTTGGTGTTGTAACCCTAGATGGAACAATTTTATCGAATCCGAGACACACGTACATTACCCCTCCAGGGCAAGGGTTTCTTCCTCGGGAGACTGCCCACCACCACCTTCAACATGTCCTCCCCCTCGTAAAATCTGCTCTTAAGACTGCTGGAGTAACCCCAGAGGAAATCGACTGCCTGTGTTATACCAAAGGCCCTGGGATGGGAGCTCCATTACAAGTCTCTGCAATTGTTGTTCGGGTTCTTTCACAGTTGTGGAAGAAGCCCATTGTCGCTGTTAATCACTGTGTTGCTCATATTGAAATGGGAAGGATTGTTACGGGAGCGGTTGATCCTGTTGTTTTGTATGTTAGCGGAGGTAATACTCAAGTGATCGCTTATAGTGAGGGGCGATATCGGATTTTCGGGGAGACCATTGATATTGCTGTCGGGAATTGCTTGGACCGCTTTGCTCGAGTGTTGTCACTTTCGAATGATCCAAGTCCTGGATACAATATTGAACAG CTTGCTAAGAAAGGGGAAAAATTCATAGATCTTCCATATGCAGTAAAGGGAATGGATGTTTCTTTTAGTGGTATATTGAGCTTCATTGAATCTGCAGCTGAGGAAAAGCTCAAATGCAATGAATGCACACCTGCTGATTTGTGCTACTCCCTGCAA GAAACTATCTTCGCTATGCTTGTGGAAATAACAGAAAGAGCCATGGCACACTGTGATGCAAAGGATGTTCTCATTGTGGGAGGTGTTGGTTGCAATGAAAGATTGCAAGAAATGATGAGGATTATGTGCTCCGAGAGAGGTGGACGGTTATTTGCTACAGATGACAGATATTGCATTGATAATGGAGCCATGATTGCATACACTGGTTTGCTTGCTTATTCCCATGGATTATCGACCCCGCTGGAGGAATCGACTTTCACGCAGAGATTTCGAACTGATGAAGTTTATGCGATTTGGAGAGAGAAGGAATTAGTAAAGAAGAATGCAGAGTGTGATTGTGAAGAAAGCATGGGTACTACTCATTGTTTGGCTTTGAAAAGTGAATTGTGCTTGTAG